The Rubrobacter tropicus nucleotide sequence GGGGGTGGAAGAACGACAAGAACGGCTTCCGCCGCCTGGTGCTCGACAGCCTGGAGCGCCACGCCGGCAGCGTCTCGGCCGCCGCCCGCGCGAGGCTGGTCACCGAGGTCATCGAGTACCGCAGGGCCGACGTCACCGATGCCGAAAGCGTTATCTCGGCCCTGGAGCCCCTCGCGGAGCCGATCCTGGCCTACCTTGCCCTCCCGCCCGCCGTCTTCGCCCCCACCCTCGAAGCCCTGAAAAAGGCCGGCCTGCCCGAGGGGAGCCGCATCGCCATAGAGAAGCCGTTCGGGGTGAACCTCGAATCGGCCCAGAGCCTCAACCGGCTGCTGCACGAGTTCCTGCCCGAAAAGAACATCTACCGCATAGATCACTTCCTGGCCTGGCAGCCGTTCCCGACGATCATGGGCCTGCGCTTCGCGAACGGCATCCTGGAGCCCCTTTGGGACCGCAACTACATAGAGCGCGTCGAGATCCTCTGGGAAGAGACGCTGGCGCTGGAGGGCAGGGCCGGATACTTCGACCACGCCGGCGCCTTCAAAGACCTGATCCAGAACCACCTGCTCCAGCTCATGTGCCTCACGGCGATGGAGGCACCGACGGCCCTCCACCGCCGCAACCTGCGCGACCGGAAGGTGGACCTCATGCGGGCCATCAGGCGCCTCTCCCCCGAGGAGGCCCGGGGCCAGACCGTGCGCGCCCGCTACGGGACCGGAAAGATAGGGGAAAAGGAGATCCCGGCCTACGCCGACGAGGAGGGCGTGGACCCATCCCGCGGGACCGAGACCTTCGCCGAGGTCACCCTCGCCGTCGACAACCTGCGCTGGGCCGGGGTGCCCTTCGTCCTTCGCGGCGGCAAGGCCCTGAGCGGCTTTAAAGGCGAGATCGCGGTCCACTTCAAGCCCGTGCCGCACCTCGCCTTCCAGAGGGCCGACGACCCGCGCCCAAACGTGCTCCGCGTCAGGCTCGGGCCGGACAGGGTAACCCTGAGCTTGAACGTCAATGGGCCGCACGACCCCTTCGACCTGGAGCAGATCGAGCTGGGCGCCGACTTCGCCCCGCAGGAGTTCTTTGCCGCCTACCAGCGCGTCTTTCTCGACCTTTTGGAGGGAAACACCACCCTGTTCATCCGGGCTGATGAGGCCGAGGAGGCCTGGCGGGTCTCCGAACCGATCCTGCAAGCCTGGGAGGAGGGGCTCGTGCCGCTCCTCGAGTACCCCGCCGGCGCCGACGGCCACAGCGTGGCGCGGTCGGGGCGGGCCGTCGGCGTCTAGGAGGATTTATGGGAGTATTCGGCCTCGACATCGGCGGCTCCGGCATGAAGGGGGCCCCGGTCGAC carries:
- a CDS encoding glucose-6-phosphate dehydrogenase gives rise to the protein MKRVVIFGATGDLTARYLIPALAKLYEAGRLPDGIKIIGVDRRGWKNDKNGFRRLVLDSLERHAGSVSAAARARLVTEVIEYRRADVTDAESVISALEPLAEPILAYLALPPAVFAPTLEALKKAGLPEGSRIAIEKPFGVNLESAQSLNRLLHEFLPEKNIYRIDHFLAWQPFPTIMGLRFANGILEPLWDRNYIERVEILWEETLALEGRAGYFDHAGAFKDLIQNHLLQLMCLTAMEAPTALHRRNLRDRKVDLMRAIRRLSPEEARGQTVRARYGTGKIGEKEIPAYADEEGVDPSRGTETFAEVTLAVDNLRWAGVPFVLRGGKALSGFKGEIAVHFKPVPHLAFQRADDPRPNVLRVRLGPDRVTLSLNVNGPHDPFDLEQIELGADFAPQEFFAAYQRVFLDLLEGNTTLFIRADEAEEAWRVSEPILQAWEEGLVPLLEYPAGADGHSVARSGRAVGV